A genomic stretch from Candidatus Hydrogenedentota bacterium includes:
- a CDS encoding PEP-CTERM sorting domain-containing protein — protein sequence MRSKWVLLAVAVLTAWGGTADAEVIFDNGATQSIWGLASDGVFFLAADNFVLQEGANTITDIHWWGFYSENGNGDKVPIVDNFTVFIFADNGGEPGAVPLYTLVDAVQSSDNGTVVAGALTEYEYVMDINPLELTPGTTYWLAIANNVSTPVKGQLVQSLWNWSFSNAVGGDAHAKAPQVWVDANVELAFQLTNDGVVPEPATVTLLGAGLVGIAVRRRFFRNR from the coding sequence ATGAGATCGAAATGGGTTTTGCTTGCGGTAGCAGTACTTACCGCGTGGGGTGGAACCGCCGATGCGGAGGTGATCTTCGATAATGGGGCAACCCAGTCGATTTGGGGACTTGCCAGCGACGGGGTGTTCTTCCTGGCGGCGGATAATTTCGTTCTCCAAGAGGGAGCGAACACCATCACCGATATCCATTGGTGGGGCTTCTACAGCGAAAACGGCAATGGGGACAAGGTACCCATAGTCGACAATTTCACGGTGTTCATCTTTGCGGACAATGGCGGCGAACCAGGCGCTGTGCCGCTGTACACGCTGGTGGATGCTGTGCAATCGAGCGACAATGGGACAGTAGTTGCAGGTGCGCTTACTGAATACGAGTACGTAATGGACATCAATCCACTCGAGCTTACGCCGGGTACAACGTATTGGTTGGCGATTGCAAACAATGTGTCCACCCCCGTCAAGGGGCAGTTAGTCCAAAGTCTTTGGAACTGGTCATTCTCCAATGCGGTCGGCGGTGATGCCCACGCGAAAGCGCCGCAAGTCTGGGTTGATGCCAACGTCGAGTTGGCGTTTCAACTGACGAACGACGGAGTCGTTCCGGAACCCGCGACGGTAACGTTGCTTGGGGCCGGCCTTGTGGGTATCGCCGTGCGCCGGCGTTTCTTCCGCAACCGTTAG
- the amrS gene encoding AmmeMemoRadiSam system radical SAM enzyme, with translation MAAVTSNLRDLLTRNTISAAPQLTAGEAGGAVRCLACGHRCLIREGKSGICRVRFNVNGTLRVPGGYVAGLQIDPIEKKPFFHAYPGRDALSFGMLGCDFHCGYCQNWVTSQALRDDNAIALPHMCSADELVASAVAHGAPVVVSTYNEPLITSDWAVKVFEKARERGLVCGYVSNGNGTPEVLEFIRPFVSLYKVDLKGFNDKQYRKLGGVLQNVLDTIVRLKEMGFWVELVTLVVPGFNSGDDELRAMAKFIAGVSRDIPWHVTAFHPDYKMTEPPRTTLDDLDRAYSAGKEAGLRYVYPGNLPGLVGNRENTDCPKCGATLIRRHGFTVIENRMNGAACCECGFIVPGVWEQDAPRRSVGSGLPRALRI, from the coding sequence ATGGCAGCGGTTACTTCAAACCTCCGCGACTTGCTCACGCGCAACACCATTTCGGCCGCGCCACAGCTTACGGCCGGCGAGGCGGGCGGCGCGGTGCGTTGTCTCGCGTGCGGGCACCGCTGCCTCATTCGTGAGGGAAAGTCCGGTATATGCCGGGTGCGTTTCAACGTCAATGGGACGCTGCGCGTTCCGGGCGGATATGTCGCCGGACTACAGATCGATCCGATCGAGAAGAAGCCCTTCTTTCACGCGTATCCCGGGCGCGACGCCCTGTCGTTTGGAATGCTGGGGTGCGACTTCCACTGCGGGTACTGCCAAAACTGGGTTACGAGCCAAGCCTTACGCGATGACAATGCGATCGCGCTCCCGCACATGTGTTCGGCGGACGAACTCGTCGCGTCGGCCGTGGCCCACGGCGCACCCGTAGTGGTGAGCACCTACAACGAGCCGTTGATTACGTCGGACTGGGCGGTAAAAGTATTCGAAAAAGCGCGCGAGCGTGGTCTCGTCTGCGGCTACGTAAGCAATGGGAATGGCACGCCCGAAGTCCTCGAGTTCATTCGGCCCTTCGTCTCGCTGTATAAGGTCGACCTGAAGGGATTCAACGACAAGCAGTACCGGAAACTCGGCGGCGTGCTTCAGAATGTTCTCGATACCATCGTGCGCTTGAAGGAAATGGGGTTCTGGGTCGAACTGGTTACCTTGGTGGTTCCGGGTTTCAACAGTGGCGACGACGAACTGCGCGCGATGGCGAAGTTTATCGCGGGTGTATCGCGCGATATCCCGTGGCATGTCACCGCGTTCCACCCGGATTACAAGATGACCGAACCGCCGCGCACCACCCTCGACGACCTCGACCGCGCGTACTCGGCGGGCAAGGAGGCGGGGCTTCGCTATGTCTACCCCGGCAATCTGCCTGGCCTCGTGGGGAATCGCGAAAACACGGATTGTCCAAAGTGTGGTGCGACGCTCATCCGCCGGCACGGCTTTACCGTCATCGAAAATCGCATGAACGGCGCCGCCTGTTGCGAGTGCGGGTTCATCGTGCCGGGCGTATGGGAACAAGATGCGCCGCGCCGAAGTGTCGGCAGTGGCTTGCCGCGCGCCCTTCGAATTTAA